In one Bradysia coprophila strain Holo2 unplaced genomic scaffold, BU_Bcop_v1 contig_415, whole genome shotgun sequence genomic region, the following are encoded:
- the LOC119082279 gene encoding eukaryotic translation initiation factor 4E1-like has translation MLSTSENNNMKMEPATLSSPTKHPLRNQWTLWYLDNDRNKSWEEKQNEVSTFDTVEDFWNLYNMIKYASELQPGNDYSLFKNNIRPMWEDAANANGGRWILSMTQQQLGNLDDLWLNVMLCLIGECLEYSDDINGAVVSIRPRTVRISIWTADSNNQDAIVGIGLILKQYLQLPSDIEMYYGKHEDTANKVTNKSLSLHV, from the exons atGCTATCCACTTCG gAAAACAACAACATGAAAATGGAGCCTGCGACCTTGTCGAGCCCGACCAAGCATCCGTTACGCAATCAGTGGACCCTCTGGTACTTGGATAATGATCGCAACAAATCCTGGGAAGAGAAACAAAATGAAGTTTCGACGTTTGATACGGTCGAGGATTTCTGGAATCTGTACAACATGATTAAGTATGCGTCAGAGCTGCAGCCGGGCAATGACTATTCGttgttcaaaaataatatACGGCCAATGTGGGAGGACGCTGCCAATGCGAATGGGGGACGATGGATTCTGTCGATGACGCAGCAGCAGCTGGGTAACTTGGACGATTTGTGGTTGAATGTG ATGCTTTGTTTGATTGGCGAGTGTTTGGAATACTCGGACGATATAAATGGGGCTGTTGTTAGCATCAGACCAAGAACTGTGAGAATTT CGATCTGGACAGCTGATAGCAATAACCAGGACGCTATAGTTGGCATTGGTCTGATTCTAAAACAATACCTTCAACTGCCTTCGGATATTGAAATGTATTACGGGAAGCATGAGGATACGGCAAATAAAGTCACAAATAAGTCGCTTTCGCTTCATGTTTGA